Part of the Oligoflexia bacterium genome is shown below.
TTGTTTTTAGTTCGCCTTGGATTTGTTCACAATCTTGCCAGAGGCCCTCGATATTATACTGACCACGAACTGCGTCTTCAAAAATATGAATAACAACCGCACCGTAATCAATCAAAACCCAATGACCTTCGCGCAAGCCCTCAATACTGATTGGCGCAAGACCGAATTCTTCTTTAACTGAACTCATAATGTTATCTGCCAATGAACTTGCATGTTTTGTACTAGTTGCACTGCAAATAATTGAGTAATCAGCATAGGCATTTTTAGGAACCATGTCGTAAATTTTTAAAGCTAGTCCCTTTTTTTCTAGAGCTTGCATTGCACAATAAAGCGAGAACTTACGGTAATCGTCAACTAAAGGGGATTTTCGTTTATAAAGCCCTTTATCGTTAATGTACTCAAGCACTGATGGAACTAAAAATTTCTGAGCATTGTGGCTATTACGCAAAAGTTTTCTAATTTCAGTAGAAGATGTATCGACATCTTCAATCTCTACAAGATTAATGGTGCGTCCGCTTGAGAGAATAACAATGTTCGTATCAGACGCCTTAACATAGTTTTCAAGCCCGGATGGTAAATCAACAGCACCCAAAGTCACTGTAGACCCAGGTCTTGTTGTGACTACAAAATTACTAAGAGTTAATAATTTTGAAAAATCTTTCCAGTGCGGAAAATCTAAAAAATTATCAGCACCCATAATAAAATAGAGATTTTCTGATTTATACATCTGAGAAAGTTCTTTGAGTGTGTCGACAGTATAACTTACACCGCCACGACGAATTTCTCTATCATCACAAACAAGATCGTTTGAGTAATTTTTAATAGCTAGTTTGATCATCGCCACTCGATCATCGGGATTTTGCGCACTCGATGTGCGATGTGGGGGTGTGAAATTGGGGATAATCAAAACTTTATCTAAACCCAAACGTTGTTTCACGCTTAATGCGGCATTGAGATGCCCAACATGTATGGGGTTAAAAACACCGCCTAAAATACCGATACGCTCATCAGATGTAGGTTGAACTTTACGAGCTACAGATTGCTTTGATGATTGCTTAACAGCTTTTGCAGCTTTAACTGCCTTAGCTGCTCTTACAGTTTTAACAGCTGATTTAACTGCACGCTTAACTGTTTTCTTAACAGCTTTTTTGCTTTTTACTTTTTTAGCTAAGGTTAACGCCTTGGCCTTCACCTTTGTTTTTAGCTTTGCCAATGACTTTGCTAGTTTTTTTAGCTTTGCTGGCTTTTTCAACTTCGATTTGGACTTTTTCATTTTCTTCACTGAGTAACCTCGTCATTTTATCAATAAGTTCGCGGATACCTAAGCCGGTAACAGCTGAAATTAAATGTACGTTCACGCGTTTTTTGCGAAATTTCAATACTAATTCTTGTCGTGTTTTTTCATCGAGAAGTTCAACCTTATTTAATACTACAATTTGGGGCCGTGTGCCGAGCTCAAAGAAACCCTCTTCTTCATTGCGATCTTTGTCATAATATTCAAGCTCACGGTTAATATCTTCATAATCTTCAACTGGATCACGCCCTGAAAATGCCGAAGCATCAACGACGTGCAGAAAAAACCTTGTTCGTTCGATATGACGCAAAAACTTTATACCTAATCCTGCACCTTTGTGAGCGTCTTTAATAAGACCGGGTATATCTGCCACAACAAAACTTTTAAAGTCTTTCGCCTGAACAACGCCCAAATTTGGAACCAAAGTTGTAAACGGATAATCTGCAATTTTTGGCTTTGCTGCTGAGATACGTGAGATCAAAGTAGATTTTCCTGCATTTGGAAAACCGATAATACCAACATCAGCTAAAAGTTTTAATTCTAAAACAACTTGTGCTTCTTGACTATCTTCACCAGGTTGAGCAAATTTTGGAGCTTGATTTACACTGTTTTTAAAAAATTGATTACCTTTGCCCCCGCGTCCACCCCTTAAATAAACGAAACGCGAATTTTCACCACTCATGTCACAAATAACTTCACCATCGGGTGATTTAATTAAAGTCCCCTCAGGAACTTGAATGACCATGTCGTTTCCTGCGTGCCCCGTCATATTCTGACGCTCACCAGGTTTACCGTCTTCTGCTAAAAATTTTCGGACGAATTTTAAATCAAGGAGAGTTCCTAATTGGCGACTCACTTCAAAAATAACATCGCCACCTTTGCCGCCATCACCACCGTCAGGACCACCGCGAGGTACAGATTTTTCACGGCGCCAAGATATGATTCCGGGGCCTCCATGGCCTGACTTTACTAATATTTTAGCTTCATCTACGAACTTCATGAACGCATTACCTACAAAAAAACAGGGTGAGGAAATCGCTCCTCACCCCAGGAACCTTATAATAATTCAAATCAAATTAAGCGGGATACACGCTCACAGCTAAACGAGTTCTGCTTTTACGCTCAAACTCAACTTTACCATCTACTAAAGAGTAGATTGTGTGATCGCGGCCCATTCCAACGCCGGAGCCCAAATGAAATTTGGTTCCACGTTGACGAACAATAATGGTTCCCGGTTGAACAACTTCGCCTGCAAATCTCTTAACGCCTAAGCGTTTACCTGCAGAATCTCGACCGTTTCTAGTACTACCACCAGCTTTTTTTGTTGCCATTTTCTAACCCTCAATTACTTTTTTGATTTCGCTTTGGTTGTCTTTTTCACGCTAGATTTTTTCTTAGCAGATGAAGACTTTTTCTTAGCCGTATCTTTTGACCCGGCTCCCTTTGCTACTTTTTTAGTTTGTTTTTCTTCCACACCTTCAACTGAAGCTTTGCGCTCAACTACTTTCTTTTCGCGATTTGCGAGAAGAACATGGGGCTTGGTTTCAGCTTTTGCACTTCCAGATGAAGTTAAAATCTCAGTTACAAAAAGGCGTGTTAACTCTGATCTGTGGCCTCTCATGTTGCGGTATTTCTTACGACGCTTTTTCTTGAAAACTAATATTTTTGAGCCACGATATTGTTGTTCAATAACAACTGTGACTTTTGCGCCTGATACTGTCGGAGAACCAATTACAGTTTGATCTCCTCCGATCATAAGAACTTCTGTTAAATCTAATGTTGCTCCTGGTTCACCTTCAAGCTTTTCAACGGTGAAAGAGAGACCTGGCGTAACGCGATACTGTCTACCGCTTGTCTTTACAACTGCGTACATTTTAGGAACTCCTCTGAACTTAATCGTGTTGCGCCTTTTTCAAGCGCATCAATTAGAATTTTGCTTAAATTAAGAGTCTTTAAATGCCATAAAAGACAGGGTTTTGTCAAGATAAGCGCTTATGCAATCGCTGTTGGGAGAGGTTTTGGTGGAGAAACGTCAAAGCTTAGCCAAAAATCACAAGGGGTTGTTTAATTTTCATGGTGCATACGACGGCTGCCACCCGCTAAATCACGCTCCGAATGCCATTCACACTCTTAATGCTTAAAAAGCAATGACCCGGCTTGTTTTGTTAATGTTTGGAAAATACCTCGAACTGCTCTAAATGAAAGGCTTCTTCAGTTTTAATAACAATACGACGACCCAATGATTCTTCTGTCTGTTCAAGCATTTCGCGCTCTTCATCATATAGCCAGTCCGCCAAATCAGGATGTACGTGAATTTGTGTGACTTGAGCCTCTTTATCGCGACCCTCTCGCTGAAGTTCGCGAAAAATTTCATAACAAATCGTCGTTTTACTCTTAATAAAGCCTTTTCCGTCGCAGTAGGAGCAGGGTTCGCAAAGTGTCTTCACTATGCTTTCACGCGTGCGCTTGCGGGTCATTTCTACAAGACCTAATGCGCTCATGTTTAGAACATTTGTTTTTGCTCTGTCTTTTAGCAGTTCATCTTTGAGTGCAACGAGAACTTTTTCGCGATTAGCTTCTTTCTCCATATCAATAAAATCTAAAATTATAATACCGCCGCAATTTCTAAGGCGCATTTGATAAGTGATCTCTTTTACGGCCTCAAGATTTGTTTTAATAATCGTATCTTCGAGATTTCTTTTTCCCACATAGCGACCTGTGTTCACATCAATCGCCACGAGGGCTTCTGCCTCATCTATAATGATATAACCACCGCTCTTGAGCCAAACTTTTCGGCCAAGGGCTCTAGAAATTTCAAGTTCAATTCCAAAATGATCAAAGATCGGGTCTTCACCAGTGTAGATTTCAACATGTGCTTTAAGCTTCGGCATAAATTGATTTACGAATTTTAAAACTTTTTTATGGGCTTTTGCGTCGTCGATTACCAATCGTTTTACGTCTTCAGTGAAAAGATCACGCACAGCTCTGAGTTCAACATCTAGATCGGCGTGGACTATTCCACTGCCAGATTGTTTTTCATAATTACGCTGAACTTCTTTCCAAAGTTTGGTCAAAAAATCCATGTCACTTTTAATATTTTTTTGGCTTGCTCCCTCGCACGCCGTACGCACAATGAACCCCCCCTCAGGTGGTCGCGCGGTTTTAACAATTTCTTTAAGTCTTTTTCTTTCTTCTTCTTTTTCAATGCGCCGAGAAATTCCGATATGTGAAACAGTAGGCATATAGACAAGGTTTCTACCGGGAAGACTGATATGCATCGTGATGCGGGCACCTTTTGTTCCGATAGAGTCTTTTGCCACCTGAACCAAAATTTCTTGGCCCTCTTTTACAAGATCTTGAATTTGAGCTTTTGGTGCTGGTGGGCGGGTGATTTCTTCATTTTCATCGTCGATAATAATATCTTCCGTAGAAACTGAATCATCGCGAATATCGCCAACATATAAAAACGCTGCGCGATCAAGACCGATATCAACAAAGCAAGCTTGCATGCCGGGTAATACCCGTAAAATACGGCCTTTATAAATACTACCCACGAGACCTTTGTCACGCTCACGCTCAATGAGTAAATCGCTGATCACGCCATTATCTAATAGCGCCACGCGGGTCTCTGCTGAGGTCGAGTTTATGATGAGTTCTGAGGCCACTTTCTAATTTCCTTACGACTTTTCAAGTATCTGCCGATAAATATTCTGAAGGAAGTGTCTATGGCGAAACTTGATCAACTATTTGTATTGATGAAGCAACAAAATGCTTCCGATCTTCATTTGACGACCGGTTCGCCACCGTTTTTCCGCCTTCATGGTGAGATGGTGAAATTGAACTATCACAACCTCACGCCAGAAGAAACACAAGCTCTTATTTTTGAACTATTAACTGAAAAACAAAAGCGCCAATTCATTGAAAACTGGGAACTTGATTGCAGCTACACCCTTGAAGGCACGGGGCGATTTCGCTGTAACGTGTTTATGCAAAGGCGCGGTATTGCAGCGGTTTTTAGAATAATTCCTGAAAAAATATTAACCGTTACTGATCTTGGGCTTCCCGATTCACTTTTAGATTTAATCAATGTGCATAAAGGCTTAGTGCTCGTGGTTGGGCCAACGGGTTCTGGTAAATCAACAACCCTTGCTTCATTAATTCACCACATCAACTCAACTCAACAATCGCATATTATCACCATTGAAGACCCGATTGAGTTTGTGCATGCGAATTTAAAATCACTCATCAATCAAAGAGAAGTTTCAAGTCATACAAAATCATTTGGCAATGCTTTAAGAGCAGCACTTCGCGAGGACCCAGATATTATTCTAGTGGGTGAGATGCGCGATCTTGAGACAATCAGTCTTGCCATGACTGCTGCAGAAACAGGTCACTTGGTGTTTGGAACTCTTCATACAAACAGTGCACATAAAACTATTGATCGAATCATTGATGCCTTTCCACAAGAACAACAATCTCAAATTAGAGTTATGCTTTCTGAAAGTTTAAGAGGTGTTATTGCTCAATCACTTTTGCCTAAGGCCGATGGCCAAGGTCGAATTGCCTGCTTAGAAATGCTTATCAACACGAGTGCCGTTTCAAATTTAATTCGAGAAGGAAAAACGTTTCAGATTCCGAGCGCTATGCAGACGGGTCGAAATGAAGGAATGATTACCTTTGAGTCTTATGTACAAGATTTATTGAAACGCGGAATGGTCACACAAAAAGAGGCCAATGAATTTGTGGGTAAAAAACCTTTACTCAGCACGAATTCCTCATTTGCTGGTGGCGGAGCTGGTGCTGGTGCTGGCTCAGTACCGAGTCCTAATCCCGCAATAAAACCACCCATCAAAAAGTCTTCATAAATTTTATAATTATTAAAACTGAATGGCTATTTGGCCACCTAGAGATGTGGCGGTGTTGTCTGCTGACTTTTGGATAAGTGGCCCCCATAGAAGTTTAGGTTCTTTGATTTCAACGTTGAGATCAGTTGAAATTTCGGGTGCTAATTTTTTCTGATCTAAAAACACACCGCGAGGGGAACCGTCAGAATTAGTAACCGGGCCTTCATAATATTCACGAGTAGTGGCTGAACGAAACGTAACATAGACAGTTCCAACGATTACACCTACGGCAAAACCAATAGCAATATTTGAAAGCTGTTCTTGGGGGCGTCCGTAAAAACTTAATGTTGAAAGACCCATGATTGCACCACCAAGACCTGCGAACACAATGGTTGCAAGTTGTCTGCGTGGGCCGCTTGGTTTTTTGCGCATAGCTTGTTGGCCAAAGGCGCTGCTCCCAACAAAAATCATGATCAATAATGTAGCGATAAATTTTTTCAAAATTTAATCCCCCCTATTTCGTACTTTCACGGCGAATGAAAAACAACTCCTTGGGAATACCCTCTTTTACATCGTGTATTTCAACATCCTTCACTTCGGCAGTAGCGGGGCCTTTACGCGCCCATTTAATCATTGTGTCGACGTGCGCCTCTGTTCCAGCGACGAGTATTTCTACTCGTCCATCGGGCAAGTTTCTCACCCATCCGTTAAGCGCTAATTTTGTACCCATTTCATGAGCATGAAAACGAAAACTCACGCCTTGAACTTTCCCTGATAAAAACACGCGTTTACAAACCATGAATCGATGTTACACCCTTCTAAAGTAGATAATCGTATACTTTGACAATAACGGTACGCGTTGCTATTTTATAGTGTTTTCTTAGGAGCCCCCATGAAACAAGCCCAAAAACATGACTTGGAACGCCTGGTCGAAATTGTGACATCAGAAGTATATCGAAGGCTAGATCCTTCAGCGCCTGCTAACACAACCGTTGAGCCAAAACGCGACACGCAAAATACTACTGAAGTCAAATCACCACCTACTCGTCAGCAAATTGCCTCAATGATTGACCATACGATGCTAAAACCAGATGTTTCTCATGAACAAATCAAAAAACTTTGTGAAGAAGCAGCTCAATATAAATTTGCTACCGTTTGCGTGAATTCAAGTAACGTTGGTCTCGCAGCAAAACTTTTAGAAGGCTCAGGTGTAAAAGCCATCGCCGTTGTTGGATTTCCATTAGGGGCCAGTGCCCCTAGAGCGAAAGCATTTGAAACATTAGAGGCCATTCGCGCAGGTGCTGGTGAAATCGATATGGTTATTAATATCGGCTCTCTCAAAAGCAAAGACTACAAACTAGTTTATGACGACATTCGCGGCGTAGTTGATGCCGCGGGAAGTATTCCGGTAAAAGTCATTCTTGAAACTTCAAACTTAAATACAGAAGAAAAAATAATTGCATGCGGACTTTCTAAAGCAGCGGGAGCAGCGTTTGTAAAAACAAGCACTGGTTTTGGAGGCGGCGGCGCTACAGTTGAAGATATTAAACTTATGCGAAAAATCGTTGGCCCAGATATGGGAGTAAAAGCCAGTGGCGGTGTGCGCACTTATGAAGATGCTTTAAAAATAATTAAAGCTGGTGCAAATCGCGTTGGAGCATCTTCAAGTGTTGAAATTGTCACGGGCCAAAAAACAGAATCAAAAGGTTACTAAAAACTCTCATGATTCCAGCAGAGATAATCAAATTAAAACGAAACGGTTTTGAACTTTCAGAAAAAGTAATCCAAGAATTTATTAAAGGTTATGTTGAAGATTCAATTGCTGATTACCAAATGTCAGCACTTCTCATGGCCATTTACTTTCAAGGTATGACAAAAAAAGAAACCTTCGCTTTAACTTCAGCCATGCTTCACACGGGCCTTGTTATTGATCTTTCTGATATTTCAGGAATGAAAATTGA
Proteins encoded:
- the nadD gene encoding nicotinate (nicotinamide) nucleotide adenylyltransferase, translating into MAKLKTKVKAKALTLAKKVKSKKAVKKTVKRAVKSAVKTVRAAKAVKAAKAVKQSSKQSVARKVQPTSDERIGILGGVFNPIHVGHLNAALSVKQRLGLDKVLIIPNFTPPHRTSSAQNPDDRVAMIKLAIKNYSNDLVCDDREIRRGGVSYTVDTLKELSQMYKSENLYFIMGADNFLDFPHWKDFSKLLTLSNFVVTTRPGSTVTLGAVDLPSGLENYVKASDTNIVILSSGRTINLVEIEDVDTSSTEIRKLLRNSHNAQKFLVPSVLEYINDKGLYKRKSPLVDDYRKFSLYCAMQALEKKGLALKIYDMVPKNAYADYSIICSATSTKHASSLADNIMSSVKEEFGLAPISIEGLREGHWVLIDYGAVVIHIFEDAVRGQYNIEGLWQDCEQIQGELKTNAPREKGVSLPV
- a CDS encoding Rne/Rng family ribonuclease yields the protein MASELIINSTSAETRVALLDNGVISDLLIERERDKGLVGSIYKGRILRVLPGMQACFVDIGLDRAAFLYVGDIRDDSVSTEDIIIDDENEEITRPPAPKAQIQDLVKEGQEILVQVAKDSIGTKGARITMHISLPGRNLVYMPTVSHIGISRRIEKEEERKRLKEIVKTARPPEGGFIVRTACEGASQKNIKSDMDFLTKLWKEVQRNYEKQSGSGIVHADLDVELRAVRDLFTEDVKRLVIDDAKAHKKVLKFVNQFMPKLKAHVEIYTGEDPIFDHFGIELEISRALGRKVWLKSGGYIIIDEAEALVAIDVNTGRYVGKRNLEDTIIKTNLEAVKEITYQMRLRNCGGIIILDFIDMEKEANREKVLVALKDELLKDRAKTNVLNMSALGLVEMTRKRTRESIVKTLCEPCSYCDGKGFIKSKTTICYEIFRELQREGRDKEAQVTQIHVHPDLADWLYDEEREMLEQTEESLGRRIVIKTEEAFHLEQFEVFSKH
- a CDS encoding type IV pilus twitching motility protein PilT → MAKLDQLFVLMKQQNASDLHLTTGSPPFFRLHGEMVKLNYHNLTPEETQALIFELLTEKQKRQFIENWELDCSYTLEGTGRFRCNVFMQRRGIAAVFRIIPEKILTVTDLGLPDSLLDLINVHKGLVLVVGPTGSGKSTTLASLIHHINSTQQSHIITIEDPIEFVHANLKSLINQREVSSHTKSFGNALRAALREDPDIILVGEMRDLETISLAMTAAETGHLVFGTLHTNSAHKTIDRIIDAFPQEQQSQIRVMLSESLRGVIAQSLLPKADGQGRIACLEMLINTSAVSNLIREGKTFQIPSAMQTGRNEGMITFESYVQDLLKRGMVTQKEANEFVGKKPLLSTNSSFAGGGAGAGAGSVPSPNPAIKPPIKKSS
- a CDS encoding acylphosphatase; this encodes MVCKRVFLSGKVQGVSFRFHAHEMGTKLALNGWVRNLPDGRVEILVAGTEAHVDTMIKWARKGPATAEVKDVEIHDVKEGIPKELFFIRRESTK
- the rplU gene encoding 50S ribosomal protein L21, which gives rise to MYAVVKTSGRQYRVTPGLSFTVEKLEGEPGATLDLTEVLMIGGDQTVIGSPTVSGAKVTVVIEQQYRGSKILVFKKKRRKKYRNMRGHRSELTRLFVTEILTSSGSAKAETKPHVLLANREKKVVERKASVEGVEEKQTKKVAKGAGSKDTAKKKSSSAKKKSSVKKTTKAKSKK
- the rpmA gene encoding 50S ribosomal protein L27; amino-acid sequence: MATKKAGGSTRNGRDSAGKRLGVKRFAGEVVQPGTIIVRQRGTKFHLGSGVGMGRDHTIYSLVDGKVEFERKSRTRLAVSVYPA
- the obgE gene encoding GTPase ObgE, with the protein product MKFVDEAKILVKSGHGGPGIISWRREKSVPRGGPDGGDGGKGGDVIFEVSRQLGTLLDLKFVRKFLAEDGKPGERQNMTGHAGNDMVIQVPEGTLIKSPDGEVICDMSGENSRFVYLRGGRGGKGNQFFKNSVNQAPKFAQPGEDSQEAQVVLELKLLADVGIIGFPNAGKSTLISRISAAKPKIADYPFTTLVPNLGVVQAKDFKSFVVADIPGLIKDAHKGAGLGIKFLRHIERTRFFLHVVDASAFSGRDPVEDYEDINRELEYYDKDRNEEEGFFELGTRPQIVVLNKVELLDEKTRQELVLKFRKKRVNVHLISAVTGLGIRELIDKMTRLLSEENEKVQIEVEKASKAKKTSKVIGKAKNKGEGQGVNLS
- the deoC gene encoding deoxyribose-phosphate aldolase produces the protein MIDHTMLKPDVSHEQIKKLCEEAAQYKFATVCVNSSNVGLAAKLLEGSGVKAIAVVGFPLGASAPRAKAFETLEAIRAGAGEIDMVINIGSLKSKDYKLVYDDIRGVVDAAGSIPVKVILETSNLNTEEKIIACGLSKAAGAAFVKTSTGFGGGGATVEDIKLMRKIVGPDMGVKASGGVRTYEDALKIIKAGANRVGASSSVEIVTGQKTESKGY